TTTTGATATTTTGGTTGATTACTTTAGACATAGTTCCTACTTCATCTTTTGAACTATCATCTAAAAGTTTTACACTATCAACTTCTTTATTTAAATATCTAAAGAAGTCTTCTAAACCTTCTTGGAATGCATAAATACTTCTATTAAGTCCATTACTAATATAGAAACTAAATACCAATACTAAAATAATAGAAATAACAATTAAAGTGAAAATCATAATTTTGATTTGAGTAAATTTATCTTCAATTGCCTTTAAAATATCTTCAGTCATTTTTGCATGCATTTTTTCAGTTTTATGAATTGTAGCTCTCATTTGTTTCATAATACCATCATTTGAAGTAAGACCTTTTTTTACTTCTGCATCAATTAATAATAAAAAGTCTTTTTTATACGTTTTAAGATTTTCAACTCTTTCAGGTGTCATCAAAGTAGAAGAAGCCAATAACTTATCAATTATAGATTCAAACTTTTTTACATACTTTAAATCTCTTCTTAACATGAAATCTTTTTCTTGCTTTCTTAAATCATAAACTATAGCAAGAAGTTCACTATTGTTTGATTTTTTTGCTGATTCTTGAACCTTATGAACAGAAGCTCTTAAACTTCCATATAGCCCATCTTTAGGATTAAGCCCTATTTGCTGTTGTAATGTAACTAAATCTAAAAAAACACTTTCATACTCTTTTACATAAGCTAAGAACGTTTCAATATCTTCTGTTGCAATATCTTGTTCTGTTAAATCTTTTAAAAGCATTTTTTCATTGTTTTCTAAGTCATTAACAGTCTTTACAAATTTATCTTTGTATTTCAAATCTTTTCTAGCTAAAAAATCTTTTTCATGCTTTCTTAACTCATAAGCATTTGAACTAAGTCTTTCAACTAAAAGTTGACTTTCTGCTAATACATGAAAATCGTGAATTATTTTATTAACAAAAAAAGCAGTTAAAAGAAAACCAAATGTAGAAACAGAAGCTATGATAATAAGCTTCATTTTGATAGTTAAATTTTTCATCTATTCCCCTAAGAAATCAGTTATATCAAATTATATAACTAAATAGTATCATAAGAGTAATAAAATGAGGTTAAAAAATATACTTAATTCAATAATTCAGGTTCGTGGTGGTAAAAACCTTGTGAGTAGTCGATTTTTAGAGACTTTACTATCTCGTCAACTTCTTTATTATGAATAAATTCTGCTACAGTTTGAATATTTAAAACTTTTGCAAAATTTACAATAGTAGAAACTGTAAGTTTAAGGTTGTCATTAATATGAATATTTTTGATTAATGAACCATCAATTTTTAGAATATCAACTTTTAATTTAATAATATACTCAAAGTTAGAATAACCTGTTCCAAAGTCGTCAATTGCTACTTTACAACCCAGTTTATGTACTTCTTTTATAAATGCTCCAACTTCCTCAAACTTCTCTATCTCTTCAGACTCTACAATCTCTAAAGTAACTTTGTGGGCAGTATTTGTCTCTTTTAGTTTAGAAATAAGGTAATCAATAGTTTTTCTATCTTTAATGTCTTCAATCATTAAATTAATAGAGAACTCTTCATCTTTATCTTTAAAGTAGTTACAAGCTTTGTCTATAACAATCTTTGTCATCATAGGATATAGTCTTGCTTTTTTTGCATGATTTAAAAACTTAAATGGAGAAACAATAGTTCCATCTTCTAATCTTAATCTCATTAAAGTTTCATATTTATATTCACTAGAAGTATTACAAACAATCTTTTGACCATAAATTAAAATATTGTCAGTTTCAATTGCCGTTTTTATCTGTTTTGTTAGCTCAATATTCTCTCTTAATTCTTTATAGATAGGCATATTTTCATCAAAGATTACAATATCTTTATGGGTTTGTTTTGCCCATTGTAGAGATACTTCTGCTTGAGTTAATAGTTTATCACCATGTCCAGCTAAACCAACACTATATGAAATATCAAACTCATATTCCCCTATTTTATACTTTTGAATTAAAGGATTATGAATAATACTATCTGTTGTTCTTAATAACTCTTCTTCTGAAATATTCCCATATGCTAATAATCCAAAAACATCCCCAGAAAGTCTATATACTTTTAGGTTAGTTGATCTATGTTTAACTAATCTTTTTGAAAGAGTTTTTAATATCTCATCCCCTACTTCAAAACCGTAGGCATCATTAATATCTTTAAATCTATCGATATTGATTAAAGCAAGTTTTGGTTTTA
This window of the Arcobacter sp. F155 genome carries:
- a CDS encoding EAL domain-containing protein, with the translated sequence MAYINDIYYKDLFENAHMPMFIIDNGLIVEANDAMAKVFKVNKKEDIYKLHPSQLSPKNQPDGQNSEKKANEIFHECIKQGFTQFEWLHKDLEGNEFLVEITLKAVTIDHRQMFFTTFRDISKEKEYEENLQKKNEKLKNKNKYFSEINKILKTDHQWEQLIDKIFLLEEFRKALDESSIVSKTNKKGIITYVNDNFCKISGYSREELIGQSHNIIRHPNTKKEFFQTLWRKIMNKEVFKGVIENRKKNGDSYFVDTTLVPILDKNDEIVEFIGIRNDLTEVFEKDKVIYEQFTDDLTSLPNRQRLLDDIKKFVKPKLALINIDRFKDINDAYGFEVGDEILKTLSKRLVKHRSTNLKVYRLSGDVFGLLAYGNISEEELLRTTDSIIHNPLIQKYKIGEYEFDISYSVGLAGHGDKLLTQAEVSLQWAKQTHKDIVIFDENMPIYKELRENIELTKQIKTAIETDNILIYGQKIVCNTSSEYKYETLMRLRLEDGTIVSPFKFLNHAKKARLYPMMTKIVIDKACNYFKDKDEEFSINLMIEDIKDRKTIDYLISKLKETNTAHKVTLEIVESEEIEKFEEVGAFIKEVHKLGCKVAIDDFGTGYSNFEYIIKLKVDILKIDGSLIKNIHINDNLKLTVSTIVNFAKVLNIQTVAEFIHNKEVDEIVKSLKIDYSQGFYHHEPELLN